The sequence GGGAAAGAGTTTCGTTCAGTGGTGGAAACTGTTGTCGCGATGGGGCAGACTTTTCCACCTGTCGCCGTACTTGCCATTGCAGTACCTGTGATGGGGTTTAGTGAGAAACCCGCAATTATCGCTCTAGTGCTGTATGGCCTATTGCCCATTTTACAAGGAACGATCACCGGTATTGAGTCTGTTTCGCGAGGTATCCGCGAGGTGGCACAAGGGGTGGGAATGAGTAGCCGGCAGATTTTGTGGCGGGTTGAATTACCTCTAGCCGCCCCGGTTATTGTGGCGGGTATTCGAACATCGGTCATTATCAATATTGGTACTGCCGCTATTGCTTCGACCGTCGGGACTAAAACACTGGGTTCTCCCATCATTATTGGCCTAAGTGGCTTTAATACCGCCTATGTTATTCAGGGGGCGGTTGTTGTCGCACTATTGGCGATAATTACAGATATGTTATT comes from Yersinia bercovieri ATCC 43970 and encodes:
- a CDS encoding ABC transporter permease; its protein translation is MTSLHDFFAALFPSLDRPVYLQDTFWSLVVAHVMLVVASSIIAVLIGVSAGVAVTRPAGKEFRSVVETVVAMGQTFPPVAVLAIAVPVMGFSEKPAIIALVLYGLLPILQGTITGIESVSRGIREVAQGVGMSSRQILWRVELPLAAPVIVAGIRTSVIINIGTAAIASTVGTKTLGSPIIIGLSGFNTAYVIQGAVVVALLAIITDMLFSRLSRRLSGWRE